Below is a genomic region from Raphanus sativus cultivar WK10039 chromosome 4, ASM80110v3, whole genome shotgun sequence.
GAAATGATCCACAATTGAAAAACGAATTGTGGATAATAGGTAAGAGAAATTGTGGATCATATCGTAGTTCACATGCATCTTTGTTTCCGTATCTAAAAGCAGAAGCCAGAAAGAAGAAGCTCTTAGCTACCGACTTTCCAAAACCGATGAAGTCAGCCAGCGGGAGAAGGTTTGCAGCCCCTCATCTCTTTGAACTCGTCAATGAAAGATTGGCTCAGTCGCTTTGTATTACATATTCTTATTATACACAAATGTGACTTTCAGGATGTAGCTGCAGAATTAAAAAACCTTGAGATTATGAAGGAAGATCTTGAAGCTGAGCTGAAAAGGGTAAAATTCGATAAGAACTTATTCCAGACCAATGTACTGAACTGGTAGAGATTCATATTTGTAGGTTCATATTACAGAGTTCACATTTGTTTTGAAGGTCAACACTTCAATAACATCTGCCCGGGCTCGCCTTCACAATGCTAGAGAAGAAAGAGAGCAGTTTGATAATGCAAGTAATGAAATACTTATGCACCTGAAGTCAAAGGTAGCTAACTACTAATACATGAGATGAAACATAAGCCGTATCatactatataaatttatctCATAAGAATAGTTTGTGATGTTTGGCTGGCTTACGGTGTAGGAAGACGAGCTAACTCGCTCGATATGTTCATGCCGAGTAGAGGCAGATGTTGTAAATAAGTGGATCAAGTTTTTGGAAGATACCTGGATTATCCAGTCTAAATTTGCTCAACAAAAGGAAATACAAGTGAGGTATGTCTTATCTCCACTACGCAGGAACTCAGCAATTATGCAGCTTCCTTAATTACTTTGCATATGATCCACATTTTGTCATTCCTTCAATTTCATCGACCTGATTGTTCAACTCCTTTTAGTGGGGAGATAGAGAGATATGGTGACCATTTCATCGACTTGATTGTTCAACTCCTCTCTTTCTACAAGGTAACTCTTAATGTTACCTCAAAATTAGTGCCAGTTTCATCATGATATAGTTGATAACATGTTGTATCATGTTGGACCTTATGCCGAATGAATTTCACTTGGTTACTGACTGTAAGCTAAAGGTTAAGCTCACattcatatttttaacatcaaCTCAGGAACAGTTGGATCCTTCTATACCCAAGATCAGAGGAGTCGTCGAACTTTTGGAACCAAGTAAATGGTAACATACAACTTCTCTATTCCTGTACACTTTATTTTACCAAAGATAGGCTGGTAGCTTTATTTGACCTGTTTATGGGGAAATTTCAGGTTAGAAGCAGATAAAAAGACAGACGATAAGGATATAAAGCCAGTCGATTcaagaaaaaaacttgagaagGAGTATCTGGACCTCGAAGCCAAGGTACTTTGGTTTATGATATAGACATGTAGACCACTTATCTCAATTTCCAACTGCAGAGATAAGAAAGTGTCGTAACAAGTTTGTTAACCTATCTTCTGATTCTTCTTTATTAACTTATACCAGTTTGTAACAACATTAAGCGTGGTGGATGCTATGAAAAAGCCATTCTATTCACAAACTGAAGGTATCTCCAGGTAAAGTTACAAATTACATGAGTAACATGACCATTCGTTTTTAGACGTTATAATATTGATATCCAGCTATTGATTGAGAATCAAACCGCAACTTTGTGTATGTACATTTCCACCGTTGGAGAATACAAAAGTACTCGAGTTAGAAAAACATAACTCTCTCATGGCTTTGGGTGTTATCTGATCCAGGAAAGACGATAAAAGAGTGAAAGAACTATTTGAGGCATTggacaaaacaaaagaagagttTGAGTCTATCGAACGCCCGCTTCTAGATATTGAGTCTCCTTCGAGaacctcttcatcttcttcacgcTCCCCGTCACTGAAAATGATACCCGAGGTTCCACTTTCTTTCACAGTCCAGAAAGAATTTGATGGTGTGGAAACTCCAGACAGTAGTAAAAAAGGGTCTTCAGAGAAGGAAGACCCGGCGAAGAAGCAGCTGGAGTTGGAACTAGACGATGGAGAAGAGTCCTTGGCTGATGAAATCAATGACTGGGAATTTGACGCACTTGATGACACTCCCATCAAAAACCAATAGCTAACTCAAATTTTGCAAAGTTAAAAATCCACTTGAACTCATACTTTAATTAGCTACAAGAGTAGTGAAAGTATAATTAGAGGGTGTATGTCAAACTAATGTTATTCCATTTTGTTTTGGTGTTGTGTTCTGTAGCCAGATGATGGAGGAAGAGGGGGAGTATATCTATCACTACTTAACTAACTCAAAGGTTATGACTTTCCAGAGctatataaaacatttaaaggAAACTGTAAGTTATTTCCTTGTTTTGTGAAATTCTAATTTGAAATATGATCaaatgtagatatatatattactatttactAGCCTCCCAATAAGTTTAAAATGACTCTTACCTCTCCCggtatgtttttgttttctcttcgtCGGAGATAAGATTTTCTCCTTCTATATATTTTCCTTATATTATGttcttcatttcatttttttttcctggtATGGGGACaaaagtttttctttaaaactcaaatctcaaactaaataaatgtAGAGAATTAGGATAATATTAGAACGGTATTAtcctaatatttatattttaaaaaaacaaaaactgttCCCTGGTGAGAGAATGTTAAATTATCGGTAGCCATGTGTTAACGATATATGAGTAGTCGGATTTGAACTCAGTTTCCTTAACAATGCTGAAACGTCATGCTACTATCTGACCACTAACATGtggttatatttatattttaagataatattAGAACAGtaaataaagtatattatttaattaggTATAGAAGAATTTGACCTTATTTTCGGCTAAGGAGTAAGGACTAGGAGCAAAATGAAACGATTTTTATAACAAAGGGTCAAAGGGAGTTAAAACCGGATACACTCTCCTCTGTTTTGTACATCCGAAGGTAGAATATTCCCAGTGTCCCTAATTGCTACAGATCTCAATAAAAGATCCATATTAGTTAATTAGTGAAAAGCTGGGAAGAAGATAGATAGATTATGGTAATCCTACAAAAGCTCTGTCCCGGCTCTAACATTCAAGTATCACGCTGTCCATTTATAAGGAAAGCTCCATTAATACTCATTTCTCAagatttattgtattttatctGGTTTTAGACCGTTGTCATATGTCTCGTCTCTCTCTGACACAGATTCAGTGTTTCATTTAtcatgttaaataaataaaaacagacaaacaaaggaaaataataagagCAAAGTGGGATTTAGAAAAAAGCCTCGTGAAGGACGTCCCACGGTCCACGCCTGCCATATGATTCCAGTGACAGTGAGCATGGAAGgtattaacaaataaaaacaatactTAATTGTTTGCTTTCTGATAAAAATGCTTTTTATGATGGTGTTAAATATATACTATGAGGTTTCTAGATGTACTATTCTactaatattgattttatatttttgtcttaCATATGTTTTAGTTGATGGGTATCTTAATCTTACTAGAGATT
It encodes:
- the LOC108851735 gene encoding uncharacterized protein LOC108851735, yielding MSWLRSAVHRAVEVGGSGKNNLTRTVRNYADSVVLTAGNAVSEGAKLFQDRIGSRNVKSFSLAVKILEEVSVSSRGGERVQLLRRWLVSLREVERITMSCDQNQPSSEEAKNLSTVVYYVDPGLPGEPMTFRDVFLHSEALEGMVLSMILEAPNEEEVQLLLELFGLSLSGEKEVHEAVIRNVQDLAAVFSKYKDEVLAKREELLHYVQGAIGGLKISADLARIDTEAQALMEKLDKTKVKVLEKTSNEDSSKATGTNAASTEALREILEQVRTFSKLEALLLKKKSLRNGDSLQYHSEKVDKLKVLSESLLNSTSKEEKRIVDHRSQKEEALSYRLSKTDEVSQREKDVAAELKNLEIMKEDLEAELKRVNTSITSARARLHNAREEREQFDNASNEILMHLKSKEDELTRSICSCRVEADVVNKWIKFLEDTWIIQSKFAQQKEIQVSGEIERYGDHFIDLIVQLLSFYKEQLDPSIPKIRGVVELLEPSKWLEADKKTDDKDIKPVDSRKKLEKEYLDLEAKFVTTLSVVDAMKKPFYSQTEGISRKDDKRVKELFEALDKTKEEFESIERPLLDIESPSRTSSSSSRSPSLKMIPEVPLSFTVQKEFDGVETPDSSKKGSSEKEDPAKKQLELELDDGEESLADEINDWEFDALDDTPIKNQ